In Hymenobacter volaticus, the genomic window TTCTTTAATAGCTCAAATTCTATATTTGACTGATTTCGGTAACCTTTCTCCCATATATCAATGCTTTATGGATGGCAACGAAAATGCTCAGCATAACCGGGAAGCGTTTCAATTGGAACGCCTCATGCTCTTTACTGATGCTGTTTTTGCTATTGCTATAACGCTGCTAGCTATTGAATTAAAGGTTCCAGAATTACATCACCCCACAGAGCACGCAGCTTTAAAAGGTTTAGCAATTCTAACCCCTCGGTTTGTAGGCTTCTTTTTAAGCTTTTTCATTATCGCTATCTATTGGTTGGCTCACCACCGAATTTATCGGTTTGTAATACGTGCTACCCCCCGACTGCTGTGGTTAAACATCCTTTTTTTGCTCAGCATTGTACTTATGCCTTTCACTACCGCATATCAAAGCGAATACGTTATGCTCCGTACACCGTGGGTGCTATATGCGACAAATATCCTTCTTATTGGCTTTGTGCAAGTTCGGATGCAGTTTTATCTGCGTAGCTCAATCGCCAATGTGGTACATCCTATCGAACGACAACATCCCGACCTCGATCCTGTGCGGCCGATGCTTTCGCCCTTCATATTTCTATTTAGTATATCGCTAGGATTTATGCCTATTGCGCCGCCTTGGCTATTGCGTATGACACCTACGTTGTTAGCTCCGGTCTTCTATCTATATCAGCGTAGGTACCGGCGATTAGAACGGGAATACAAGCAACAGGTAGATACGCAACTCACATAGATTATAGATTATTACTTATCGAGTTGGCAAAGCAAAAGCTTCCGATTAACTTTTAAGAAAGCAGACTATTTAACGCAGTTGTGAACTGAAGAATCACTGCCATATACATTAGATATCCAATGATAAACCAAGGAGTTACATCTAAAACGCCATCTGCGAAAACCGCACAATGCTGCGTAGAGATTTTAATATCCAGTTCGTTTAGTTTGTATTGAGTAAGCACAAGAGTTGCTGAACAATACTTTTACTCATTAAAGGTCTTGCACTTATCAATAGCTAATCTAATACCTGTTTGTTTCTCGCTTTTTAGCTTTTCGCTAACGATCCTTTTATATAAATACAACAATAAAATACAATTGCTAAGCTTCATATAACGCTTCGAACACAGTACGTATAAGCTAGTATTGTATTTCTGCTGTTACTTTTCAACTTTTATATACTATGCGTCAAATTCTGCTTATCACAACTTTCGTTCTTCAGTCTTGGCTGGCCCAAGCTCAGTGGGGAATAACGCCCATTTGGAGAACTATCACTTCTCAAACTCCTATTGACAATAATCTGGATGGAAATACATCCATTGTTTGTGAGCATCCGGCCGGTGGATTCGTGGCAATATGTGCTCTTCCTAATCCTCAAAATCGTAGGGAAGTGTACTTGGTACGCACCAACTTGCAAGGGACCCTTTTATCAACTAAAACAACTTTACTCCGGGCTGATAAGCCTATCCAAGGCAACGCAAAATTTTCAAGCGATGCGCAGGGCAACATTATGATAGCAGATAGTTACGGTGTAGCCAAGCTCACTGCTAACGGTGATACCGTGTGGACACGATATTTCCCACAGTCTTCTGCTGGGCAGATGTTTGCCACTCAAATGGTCACCGGTCCTGATGGACACTGTGTAGTGGTTTGCCAAAAGACTGAAACTGGCACTAGTACACTCCCCGATCTACGCGCGTTTAAATTCGATGGAAGTACTG contains:
- a CDS encoding TMEM175 family protein; amino-acid sequence: MDNGFFGSLIAQILYLTDFGNLSPIYQCFMDGNENAQHNREAFQLERLMLFTDAVFAIAITLLAIELKVPELHHPTEHAALKGLAILTPRFVGFFLSFFIIAIYWLAHHRIYRFVIRATPRLLWLNILFLLSIVLMPFTTAYQSEYVMLRTPWVLYATNILLIGFVQVRMQFYLRSSIANVVHPIERQHPDLDPVRPMLSPFIFLFSISLGFMPIAPPWLLRMTPTLLAPVFYLYQRRYRRLEREYKQQVDTQLT